AAGTACCTCACTTACCTGACCTTGACCGCCAAAGGTCTGGTGCTGCCCGCCATGGCGGCCATTTATGCCCTGACCGGCACGCTGGATTTTGCAGACAACATCCGGCCTGGTATTCTGCCTGCCGATACTTCACAACTGGTCTTTACGTTATTGTATGTGGCCTGCCTGTTGGGCTTTGCCAAGAACGGCGTCATGCCTTTACACCATTGGCTGCCTGGCGCCATGGTGGCCCCCACGCCGGTGAGTGCACTGCTGCATGCGGTGGCCGTGGTGAAAGCGGGTGTTTTTAGCACTGTCCGTGTGATGTTGTACGTATTCGGCACTGACGGAATGGAGGCTTTTGGCTTGGGGCTGCCTACCGCCTATTTCGTCGCTTTCACCATCATTGCTGCGTCCGTGATTGCGCTGAGTCAAGACAACCTCAAGTTGCGGCTGGCCTACTCCACGGTAAGCCAGTTGTCCTATGTGATTCTGGGCGTGGCGTTGTTAACCCCGGCAGCCATTGAGGGAGGACTGGTGCACATCGCCAATCACGCCTTTTCCAAAATCACCCTTTTCTTCTGTGCGGGCGCCATTTATGTGGCCACGCACAAGAAAAACATCTCGGAAATGGCCGGACTGGGGCGCGCCATGCCCGTGACGTTTGGCGCTTTTGCCATCGCCTCCCTCAGCATGATTGGCGCCCCGCCGGTGGCGGGCTTCATTACCAAGTGGAATCTGTTGCTGGGCGCATGGGATGCACGCTCGGTGTTAATCATTGGGGTGTTGCTGGCCAGCACCTTGTTAAACGCAGCCTATTTCGTGCCGGTAATCTATCAGGCCTTTTTCGGGGCACCCACTGGCGAAGCGAGCTTGGAACACCAAGGTGAGGCGCATCCGGCCATGGTGGTGCCACTGGCGATTACGGCGGTGATTTCCGTGGTCATCGGCTGTTACCCGGATTTCTTCCTGCGCCTCACCCAGGAAATACTTCCATGAAACTGGTTCAAATCATTGAATGGCTGAGGGCGCGTTTGCGCTGGGTGGTCAAGGTTTGTCTGGCCATTTTGGCCGTCCTGGTGCTCCTGGACGCCGTGCCCGGCGTGGTGGATAAAAGCCACGCTCACACGCAAATAGAGCGGTGGCCGGGATTCTGGGCGATTTTTGGTGTGGTGGGGTGCGCGTTGCTCATCGTGGTGTCCAAGGCGTTTGGGAAATTGGGCATCATGCGAAAGGAGGATTACTACGATGAGTGACCTCTGGCTTCATCCGGCCCTGATTTTGGTATTGGGCGCGCTGGTATTGCCCTGGCTTCCTGAACGTGCCCGTAAAATCTGGTTGCTGGCCATACCCCTGCTGGCTTTCTGGCGAGTCACCCAACTAACGCCGGGCATCCATGGGGAGTTGGCATTTCTGAAGTGGACGCTGGTTTTTGGACGAGTAGATGCCCTGAGCCAGATTTTTGGTTACATCATGGGGCTGGTATGCGTGATTGCCACGCTTTATGGATGGCACGTCAAGGAGTCGGGGCAGCACAGTGCCGCGTGGTTCTATGCGGCCGGCTCCCTTGGGGTCATCTATGCCGGCGATTTCCTGGTCTTGTTTGTGTTCTGGGAGTTGATGGCGTTTGCCTCCGTATTTTTGGTCTGGTACCGGCGCGGTCGTAGGGCGCTGGCGGCG
This is a stretch of genomic DNA from Fontisphaera persica. It encodes these proteins:
- a CDS encoding monovalent cation/H+ antiporter subunit D family protein; this encodes MESAHDIRLLLALLAPLLGAGLVLLNRRHPNRREASSLVAAVALLAITLSLLPEIRSDRKLVYTLFPLLPGLSISLRADALSMLFAVTASALWVVTVFYSAGYMRGLHEHAQTRFNVCFALALFGAIGCAFADNLLTLYLFYEVISITTYPLVAHHQDEEGYTGGKKYLTYLTLTAKGLVLPAMAAIYALTGTLDFADNIRPGILPADTSQLVFTLLYVACLLGFAKNGVMPLHHWLPGAMVAPTPVSALLHAVAVVKAGVFSTVRVMLYVFGTDGMEAFGLGLPTAYFVAFTIIAASVIALSQDNLKLRLAYSTVSQLSYVILGVALLTPAAIEGGLVHIANHAFSKITLFFCAGAIYVATHKKNISEMAGLGRAMPVTFGAFAIASLSMIGAPPVAGFITKWNLLLGAWDARSVLIIGVLLASTLLNAAYFVPVIYQAFFGAPTGEASLEHQGEAHPAMVVPLAITAVISVVIGCYPDFFLRLTQEILP